The Clostridia bacterium genomic interval CCCCAAACAACCACTAATCCTATAATTTGATTTCAATATCTACACCAGCTGGTAAATCCAAACCCATCAAAGCATCTACTGTTTTCGGATTTGTATCCAGAATATCAATCAGCCGCATATGTGTTCTCATTTCAAACTGTTCACGTGAATCTTTATCCACATGAGGTGATCTAAGGATTGTAAAAACATTGCGTTCAGTAGGTAGTGGTATCGGTCCCGATACCGCTGCTCCGGTACGCTTGGCAGTTTCCACAATTTTTTCGGCAGACTGATCAAGAATTTTATGGTCAAAAGCTTTTAACCTAATTCTGATTTTTTGCTGTTGAACCATCAGGTTCCCTCCTTTTCAAAACAACGCACTCGGGCGTATCATATCCCTCACACTATTTTCCTCTCATCTAGGCTGTTTAATTATAGCTGACCTAATTTATAATAACAACCCTTTATTCAATAATAGCACTTACCACACCAGCACCAACCG includes:
- the rpsJ gene encoding 30S ribosomal protein S10; the encoded protein is MVQQQKIRIRLKAFDHKILDQSAEKIVETAKRTGAAVSGPIPLPTERNVFTILRSPHVDKDSREQFEMRTHMRLIDILDTNPKTVDALMGLDLPAGVDIEIKL